In one window of Deltaproteobacteria bacterium DNA:
- a CDS encoding GAF domain-containing protein, with amino-acid sequence MKRWTEKIERLVVGLAIVAAAASAMRMGAHIGTTVPGFLLTANLRFDRVGDPMWPALRHALIRPNDRLLAVYRGGQPVPVSRPQEAYAAVAGYQPGEPVTYDFKRDGQRVRLVVPAARFSLLSFLAIYGCSVIPGLLGFALAWWVVRRQSRHPASWWFLTMMVLFYIGDLTFCEVTVNGQLQPLYSLALFLFAAAAVNFALVFPQPRRLVTRWPWLLLGLFALAAAGGLAVNGLRLAGQLRRPLWDALDPLLVAGSQLFLGAAMLQSYWAWPEREARERARVALFGFALVTPMLGLALLPGYLTGAVVPANLFFPLTLVFSAGLAYAIVRGNLFELRHVLQRGSLTMALAIPWALVFFTAALLLDELLPAPGVGTRALQAALVVIAGFGFTATRAWLERWVDRLFFRARAAYKPTVQDLSARFTRLLRAEEVLRRTHTIVAGAMPVTRADIIRIDDGASGNAGLPALLQAELRQARAPLTRATHPDISADLEQAGAEVAVPIAFEGHLRAAMLLGAKRSAELYTSEDLDLLETIANQAAIALENASSFEQLDRLRQNLEREVEARTRELKDTQVQLVHAEKMASLGQLVAGVAHELNNPLGAVGGNLAVLRDYVGRLREALGAYEAAAPAAHEQFVQVRRRLDLDEIVADLDQLLATCTEGSERARRIVQDLRTFSRLDEAELKRVDLNAAIGVTLDLLRHRLRGGVQLETALEPLPAVECYASQLNQVFLNLLTNALDAVEAAGGGVVRIRSRPLPRQAEVDWVEITVQDTGAGVPAALRDKIFDPFFTTKPVGKGTGLGLSISYSIVAKHGGQLVLDAASGPGCTFRIVLPARPQPALPPATARP; translated from the coding sequence GTGAAGCGGTGGACTGAGAAGATCGAGCGCCTGGTCGTGGGTTTGGCGATCGTCGCGGCGGCGGCCTCGGCCATGCGCATGGGCGCGCACATCGGCACGACGGTGCCGGGGTTTCTGCTGACCGCTAATCTCCGGTTCGATCGGGTTGGGGACCCGATGTGGCCGGCACTACGCCACGCCCTGATTCGCCCCAACGATAGGTTGCTGGCCGTCTATCGTGGCGGGCAGCCGGTGCCGGTGTCGCGCCCGCAAGAGGCATACGCGGCCGTGGCCGGCTACCAGCCCGGCGAACCTGTCACTTATGATTTCAAGCGCGACGGCCAGCGGGTACGGCTGGTGGTGCCCGCGGCGCGCTTTTCGCTACTCAGCTTTCTGGCGATTTACGGTTGCTCGGTGATACCGGGGTTGCTCGGTTTTGCGCTGGCCTGGTGGGTGGTGCGGCGGCAATCGCGCCACCCGGCTTCGTGGTGGTTCTTGACCATGATGGTGCTGTTCTACATCGGTGATCTTACGTTCTGTGAGGTCACGGTCAACGGCCAGTTGCAGCCGCTGTACTCGCTGGCGCTGTTCTTGTTCGCCGCCGCCGCGGTCAACTTCGCGCTGGTGTTTCCGCAGCCGCGGCGGCTGGTCACGCGCTGGCCGTGGCTGCTCCTCGGGCTGTTCGCGCTAGCCGCCGCCGGCGGGCTGGCGGTCAACGGCCTACGGCTGGCCGGGCAACTGCGCCGGCCGCTCTGGGATGCGCTCGATCCGTTGCTGGTGGCGGGCAGCCAATTGTTTCTCGGCGCGGCGATGCTGCAGAGCTATTGGGCCTGGCCTGAGCGCGAAGCGCGCGAGCGGGCGCGCGTGGCGCTGTTCGGCTTCGCTCTGGTTACCCCGATGCTGGGCCTGGCGCTGCTGCCGGGATATCTGACCGGCGCCGTGGTGCCGGCCAATTTATTCTTTCCGCTCACTTTGGTCTTCAGCGCCGGCCTGGCGTACGCCATCGTGCGCGGCAATCTGTTCGAGCTGCGCCACGTGCTGCAGCGCGGGTCGCTAACCATGGCCCTCGCCATCCCGTGGGCGCTGGTGTTCTTCACCGCCGCCTTGCTGCTGGACGAACTACTACCGGCGCCAGGCGTCGGCACCCGCGCGCTGCAGGCGGCACTGGTTGTGATAGCCGGGTTCGGCTTCACCGCCACGCGCGCTTGGCTCGAACGCTGGGTGGATCGGCTCTTCTTCCGCGCACGCGCTGCTTACAAGCCGACGGTGCAGGACCTCAGCGCTCGCTTCACCCGCCTGCTGCGGGCCGAGGAGGTGTTGCGGCGGACGCATACCATCGTAGCCGGCGCGATGCCGGTCACCCGTGCCGATATCATTCGGATCGACGACGGCGCCTCCGGCAATGCCGGCCTGCCGGCTCTGCTGCAAGCCGAGCTGCGCCAGGCGCGTGCGCCGCTGACGCGGGCCACACACCCTGATATCAGCGCAGATCTCGAGCAGGCCGGGGCCGAGGTGGCGGTGCCGATCGCCTTCGAGGGGCACCTGCGCGCCGCCATGCTGCTGGGCGCCAAGCGCAGCGCCGAACTCTACACCTCCGAGGACCTCGACTTGCTGGAGACCATCGCCAACCAAGCCGCCATCGCGCTCGAAAACGCCTCCTCCTTCGAGCAACTCGATCGCCTGCGCCAGAACTTGGAGCGTGAGGTCGAGGCCCGCACCCGCGAGCTCAAAGACACCCAGGTGCAACTGGTCCACGCCGAGAAGATGGCTTCGCTGGGCCAGCTGGTGGCCGGTGTCGCCCACGAGCTCAACAACCCCTTGGGCGCGGTCGGCGGCAATCTGGCGGTGCTGAGGGATTACGTTGGCCGCCTGCGCGAGGCCCTGGGCGCCTACGAGGCCGCCGCCCCCGCCGCACACGAGCAGTTCGTCCAGGTCCGCCGCCGCTTGGACCTTGACGAGATCGTCGCCGATCTCGATCAGCTGCTCGCCACTTGCACCGAGGGCAGTGAGCGCGCTCGCCGCATTGTGCAAGACCTGCGCACCTTCTCCCGTCTCGACGAAGCCGAACTCAAGCGCGTCGATCTCAACGCCGCCATCGGCGTCACCCTCGACCTGCTGCGGCATCGCCTGCGCGGGGGCGTACAGTTGGAGACGGCGCTGGAGCCGCTGCCGGCGGTCGAGTGCTACGCCAGCCAGCTGAACCAGGTGTTTCTCAATCTCCTCACCAACGCCCTCGACGCCGTCGAAGCCGCCGGCGGCGGTGTGGTGCGGATTCGCTCCCGCCCGCTGCCGCGCCAAGCTGAAGTGGATTGGGTCGAGATCACCGTACAAGACACCGGTGCCGGCGTGCCCGCCGCGCTGCGCGACAAGATTTTCGACCCCTTCTTCACCACCAAGCCGGTCGGCAAAGGCACCGGGCTGGGCTTGAGCATTTCGTACTCGATTGTCGCCAAGCACGGCGGCCAGCTCGTTCTTGATGCGGCCTCTGGGCCGGGCTGTACGTTTCGCATCGTGTTGCCGGCACGTCCGCAGCCCGCGCTCCCGCCGGCGACCGCGCGCCCCTAG
- a CDS encoding sigma-54-dependent Fis family transcriptional regulator gives MQNDKVATPDSASSRPRILLVEDDRSVLDTLVRTLRLDHYEILTALSGEEALAVLEQHGEVAVIIADQRMPGMSGTDFLRHTIEPFPNTTRIILTGYTDIDSLVEAINAGRVYRYIAKPWDTRELRLTIQRAVEAYTLVSENARLTRELSEANERLRGEVTHLRQDAWEHNRFDNLIGTGPGMDAVRKLMRRAAVSDITVLIVGETGTGKELIARAIHYAGARREALFVAQNCAAVPHDLLESVLFGHRKGSFTGAVGDQKGLFEVADGGTIFLDEIGETSPAMQAKLLRVLEEGEYTRVGDTAPRSVDVRVISATHRQLEDEILAGRFRQDLYYRINAFPITVPPLRERREDVALLAKHFLERWQSDTGRRLAGISDEALALLGEYAFPGNVRELKNEIERAATLADDSEPILSNLLSEKVRQGEVPADGAPPYDLRTALRKFERQFVLDVLNRNRANVSQTARDLGLTRAGLQRKLRELGVAVRTSSD, from the coding sequence ATGCAGAACGACAAGGTCGCAACCCCTGACTCGGCTTCGAGCCGGCCCCGCATTCTGCTGGTCGAGGACGACCGCAGTGTGCTCGACACCTTGGTCCGCACTCTGCGTCTGGACCATTACGAGATCCTCACCGCCCTCAGCGGCGAAGAGGCGCTCGCGGTTTTGGAACAACACGGCGAGGTGGCCGTCATCATCGCCGACCAACGCATGCCCGGGATGAGCGGCACCGACTTCCTGCGCCACACCATCGAGCCCTTCCCCAACACCACGCGCATCATTCTGACCGGCTACACCGATATCGACTCACTAGTCGAAGCCATCAACGCCGGCCGGGTCTACCGCTACATTGCCAAGCCTTGGGACACCCGCGAGCTGCGCCTGACCATCCAGCGGGCGGTCGAGGCGTACACGCTGGTGAGCGAGAATGCCAGACTGACGCGCGAGTTGAGCGAGGCCAACGAGCGGCTACGCGGCGAGGTCACGCACCTGCGCCAAGACGCCTGGGAGCACAACCGCTTCGATAATCTCATCGGTACCGGCCCGGGCATGGACGCGGTCCGCAAGCTGATGCGGCGGGCGGCGGTCAGTGACATCACCGTGCTGATCGTCGGGGAAACCGGCACCGGAAAGGAACTGATCGCCCGGGCGATTCATTATGCCGGCGCCAGGCGCGAGGCCTTGTTCGTGGCTCAGAACTGCGCCGCCGTCCCGCACGACCTGCTCGAAAGCGTGCTCTTCGGCCACCGCAAGGGCAGTTTCACCGGTGCCGTCGGCGACCAGAAAGGTCTGTTCGAAGTCGCCGACGGCGGCACCATCTTTCTCGACGAAATCGGCGAGACCAGCCCGGCCATGCAAGCCAAGCTGCTGCGGGTATTGGAGGAGGGGGAATACACTCGGGTCGGCGATACCGCGCCCCGCTCGGTCGACGTCCGGGTGATTTCCGCCACCCACCGCCAACTCGAAGACGAGATTCTCGCCGGACGCTTCCGCCAGGATCTCTATTACCGCATCAACGCCTTCCCGATTACCGTGCCGCCGTTGCGCGAGCGGCGTGAGGATGTTGCTCTGCTGGCGAAGCATTTCCTCGAGCGCTGGCAAAGCGACACCGGCCGCCGCCTGGCTGGGATCAGCGACGAAGCCCTGGCGCTGCTCGGCGAGTATGCTTTTCCCGGCAACGTCCGCGAGTTGAAGAACGAGATAGAGCGCGCAGCTACCCTAGCCGACGACAGCGAGCCTATCCTTTCCAACCTTCTGTCCGAAAAGGTGCGCCAAGGGGAAGTTCCCGCCGACGGCGCCCCCCCCTACGACTTGCGCACGGCCTTACGTAAGTTCGAGCGCCAGTTCGTTCTCGACGTTCTCAATCGCAACCGCGCCAACGTCTCCCAGACCGCCCGTGATCTCGGTCTGACCCGCGCCGGCCTACAGCGCAAGCTGCGCGAACTCGGCGTGGCAGTACGCACCAGCTCTGACTGA